In Chryseobacterium scophthalmum, the genomic stretch ATTGATGATCTTGAGCCTGAATTGAGAATGCCGGTTTTGATAAAAAAATACATCAAGCAAAATGCAAAAGTAATTGCCTTTAATGTTGATCCAAACTTTAATGATGCGATTGACGGATTGATGTATATTAGAATAAGTGATCTTCCTGAAAGCACGATTAAGCCTGTTTTAGAGGAAATGAGTGAGCAAATAAGAAAAGAACAGGAAAATAATCAGACTGAAAATCAGTAGGTTTTAATTTATTGGCAAAAAAGTTTAATTAATATTTGCTTCATATGCCAAAACTTCCTACTTTTGCATCACTTTAAAACAACGAAGTAATTGGTTTCTTAGCTCAGTTGGTAGAGCAATGGATTGAAAATCCATGTGTCCCTGGTTCGATTCCTGGAGAAACCACTTAAACCGCCTTTCATTAGGCGGTTTTCTTTTCAAAACTGTTTAAAGTAAATTTGCAGATTATAATATTTATTATTACATTTGCACCACTTCAAAAATGAAGTATAAAACCAAATGGTTTCTTAGCTCAGTTGGTAGAGCAATGGATTGAAAATCCATGTGTCCCTGGTTCGATTCCTGGAGAAACCACTTAAACCGCCTTTTTTAGGGCGGTTTTTTTGTTTACTCTATTTTGGGAAAGTTTCGTTATTCATATAAAATCAAAATTAAGTATCTTCGCTTCTTTAAATTTATAATTAGAATGAAAAATATTATCTCCGGATTATTTATTTTTATCAATATTTTTATTTTGGCTCAGGAAGAAGGAATTAAATTTGACCAGAGTAATTTTAAAGACCTTCTTGCTAAAGCAAAAAAAGAAAAAAAACTTGTATTTATAGATGCTTACGCAGTTTGGTGTGGTCCGTGCAAAATGATGGACAAAAATGTTTTCACACAAAAATCGGTAGGAGATTATTTCAATAAAAACTTTGTGAGCTCAAGAATCGACATGGAAAAAGGCGAAGGAAGAGAAATTGCCCAAAAATTTTCGGTGCGCTCCTATCCTACTTTTCTTTTTTTAAATGGAGACGGAGACTTGGTCTCTCAAAATTACGGCTACATGGAACCAAGCCTTTTTCTTTCTATGGCACAAGATGTAAATGCCGTAAATTCTAAAGAAGGTTCATCTAAAGAAAGATTTGCTAAAGGTGAAAAGAGCCCGGAATTTCTAATTAATATTATGAAGCTTCATTCAAATTCAGATTATGAGTTTGCCAGAAAAGCTTCTGAAAGATATTTTGAAAACAAGCCAAAAAATGAAGAGTTTACAAAAGATGACGCAGGATTTTTATTCTATTTCCTTAAATCTTCTGAAGATCCAAATTATAAAACCTTTGTTACTAGAAAAACTGAAATTCTAAAGTTTCTACCTGAAGAAAATTATAATGAATTTAACAACCAACTTGTATTAGGAAAAGTTGTTGAAGAATCTATTGACGAGAAAAGTAAAAAAATCAACGATGCCTATTTTCTGAAAACGGCAGAACCTTTGGTTGGAAAAGAAGCTGCTTTAACAAAACTTAATCAAACTAAACTGGCTTACTACGAGCAAAATTCCAATTTCCCTGAGTATGA encodes the following:
- a CDS encoding thioredoxin family protein yields the protein MKNIISGLFIFINIFILAQEEGIKFDQSNFKDLLAKAKKEKKLVFIDAYAVWCGPCKMMDKNVFTQKSVGDYFNKNFVSSRIDMEKGEGREIAQKFSVRSYPTFLFLNGDGDLVSQNYGYMEPSLFLSMAQDVNAVNSKEGSSKERFAKGEKSPEFLINIMKLHSNSDYEFARKASERYFENKPKNEEFTKDDAGFLFYFLKSSEDPNYKTFVTRKTEILKFLPEENYNEFNNQLVLGKVVEESIDEKSKKINDAYFLKTAEPLVGKEAALTKLNQTKLAYYEQNSNFPEYEKVALDYYKNSDTFEPNELLKAAWIFSDHVKTPSSLKKAAEWAEKSVMRGETSENTYILAKIYFSLGSKDLAKNFAEQSKNIASQSGKDASLAQALLNQIK